From a single Desulfovibrionales bacterium genomic region:
- the fabL gene encoding enoyl-[acyl-carrier-protein] reductase FabL: MLDLQGKVALVTGSSRGIGKAIALSLAENGANLVVNYFRHRQEAENTANSIRSRGVRCLTVKANVADDEDIKNIFEQVKNEYGRLDVLISNAASGVLKPALELTEKHWQWTMNINARALLPLVQHAVPLMQSGGRIIAVSSLGSVRAIENYAAVGSSKAALESLVRHLAVELAPRGINANVVSAGAVDTEALKHFPTREIILENTRQRTPAGRLTTPEDVANVVLLLCSNLASMIHGQTIVVDGGYSILA; the protein is encoded by the coding sequence ATGCTGGATCTTCAAGGTAAGGTTGCACTGGTTACAGGCAGTTCCCGGGGTATTGGCAAGGCTATTGCGCTTAGCCTGGCGGAAAATGGCGCTAATCTGGTGGTCAACTATTTTCGCCATCGCCAGGAGGCGGAAAATACCGCCAACTCTATCCGCTCCAGAGGGGTGCGATGTTTAACCGTAAAGGCTAATGTGGCTGACGATGAAGATATCAAAAATATATTCGAGCAGGTTAAAAATGAATATGGAAGGTTGGATGTACTGATAAGCAATGCGGCCTCAGGAGTGCTCAAGCCGGCCCTTGAACTTACGGAAAAACACTGGCAGTGGACGATGAATATCAACGCCCGTGCCCTCCTCCCACTGGTACAACATGCGGTGCCGTTAATGCAAAGCGGGGGGCGCATTATTGCCGTTTCCAGCTTGGGGTCCGTGCGGGCTATCGAGAATTACGCTGCGGTGGGGTCCTCCAAGGCCGCTCTGGAATCTCTGGTACGCCATCTGGCTGTAGAGCTGGCCCCGCGAGGGATTAATGCCAACGTGGTCTCTGCCGGCGCCGTGGATACCGAGGCCTTAAAACACTTTCCTACCCGGGAAATTATCCTCGAGAATACCCGGCAGCGCACACCTGCCGGCCGGCTGACGACGCCGGAAGATGTGGCCAACGTAGTGCTTTTGCTTTGCAGTAATCTGGCCTCCATGATCCACGGCCAGACGATAGTGGTTGATGGCGGCTACTCTATCCTGGCGTGA